One window of the Methylocystis parvus OBBP genome contains the following:
- a CDS encoding serine O-acetyltransferase, with translation MIRIAFGAAIPAEARIGAGVFFHHSGLGVVINRQAVIGPGCEIGAHVVLGGRSLLKGAPYLEKNVIVHSGAKIIGPVRIGENALIACNSVVLTDVPPNVLVAGVPAIVKKTGINISDYRHVADD, from the coding sequence ATGATCCGAATCGCATTCGGCGCGGCGATCCCGGCCGAGGCGCGTATTGGCGCAGGGGTCTTCTTCCATCACAGCGGGCTCGGCGTCGTGATCAATCGGCAGGCCGTCATCGGGCCCGGCTGCGAAATTGGCGCTCACGTCGTCCTGGGGGGCAGATCTCTGCTTAAAGGCGCTCCATATCTCGAAAAAAACGTCATCGTCCATTCAGGCGCGAAGATTATCGGTCCGGTTCGGATCGGCGAAAACGCCCTCATCGCCTGCAATTCCGTTGTGCTGACGGACGTGCCGCCCAACGTGCTTGTCGCCGGCGTTCCCGCTATCGTCAAAAAGACCGGCATAAATATTTCCGACTATCGCCACGTCGCCGACGATTAG
- a CDS encoding polysaccharide lyase has product MLKTQSFKIVLAIVALAALSGFVAELGFLSVSLFAMGGWPFIDDFSDGFAAWNVFMRQTCCGHSATVVDAPLLAGKKAASFELRFEDETIKGSKRSEFRLSATRFGVEYDYRFKIFVPQDWVPDESATLLMQMHNVPDLWKGESGLAPPIDLEIVQDAWVVRVAKGKTPNWVDRVGEVEEKTIWRAPVDLGKWTEWRIRLRWSTDEDGYVEIEKDGAKIVDRKGANSYDNLLAPYMKFGVYVPAWKKMASPPRAARRSALFTDIAARRSSDVE; this is encoded by the coding sequence ATGCTCAAAACGCAATCGTTTAAAATCGTCCTGGCCATTGTTGCGCTCGCCGCCTTATCGGGTTTCGTCGCGGAGCTGGGGTTCCTCTCGGTCAGCCTCTTTGCAATGGGCGGTTGGCCTTTCATCGACGATTTTAGCGATGGTTTCGCGGCGTGGAACGTCTTCATGCGGCAGACATGCTGCGGGCATTCCGCGACGGTCGTCGATGCGCCGTTGCTTGCGGGAAAGAAGGCGGCGTCGTTCGAATTGCGTTTCGAGGACGAGACGATCAAGGGAAGCAAGCGCTCGGAATTCAGGCTCTCCGCCACGCGCTTTGGCGTGGAGTATGATTACCGCTTCAAAATATTTGTGCCGCAGGACTGGGTCCCGGATGAATCAGCGACGCTGCTGATGCAGATGCACAATGTTCCCGATCTTTGGAAGGGCGAGTCGGGGCTCGCGCCGCCGATCGATCTCGAAATCGTGCAGGATGCGTGGGTGGTGAGGGTGGCGAAAGGAAAAACGCCGAATTGGGTCGACCGCGTCGGAGAAGTCGAGGAGAAGACGATCTGGCGCGCGCCGGTCGATCTCGGCAAATGGACGGAGTGGCGCATACGTCTGCGCTGGTCGACGGACGAAGACGGCTATGTCGAGATCGAAAAAGACGGCGCGAAGATCGTCGATCGCAAAGGCGCGAACAGCTACGACAATCTGCTCGCGCCTTACATGAAGTTCGGCGTCTACGTCCCGGCGTGGAAAAAAATGGCGTCGCCCCCGCGGGCGGCGCGCCGTTCGGCGCTGTTCACCGATATTGCGGCGCGTCGGTCATCCGATGTCGAATAA
- the nagZ gene encoding beta-N-acetylhexosaminidase, whose translation MRAFICGLKSLSLDAEERAFLRDASPWGVILFRRNVESREQVARLTAELRDALGRHAPVLVDQEGGRVQRLNAPNWRAYPSAARFEAAGADADQAARFAWLGARLMAHDLREVGIDVDCLPVLDAPAEGSHAIISDRAYSRDPARAAKLGRAAAEGLMAGGVAPVMKHIPGHGRARADSHLELPVVNASRAELEAVDFPPFIANADLPMAMSAHVVYTAIDASAPGTQSKTVVGEIIRGLIGFDGLLMTDDLSMKALTGSFRERAERAIAAGCDMVLHCNGDLAEAGPVAEGAPLLAGKALERAEKALACVRDVEAFDVAGGVAAFETAMAMVG comes from the coding sequence ATGCGCGCCTTCATCTGCGGCCTCAAAAGCCTTTCACTCGACGCCGAAGAGCGCGCTTTTCTGCGCGACGCCAGCCCCTGGGGCGTCATCCTCTTCCGCCGCAATGTGGAGAGCCGCGAGCAGGTGGCCCGGCTGACCGCCGAGTTGCGCGACGCGCTTGGCCGCCACGCGCCGGTTCTCGTCGATCAGGAAGGCGGCCGCGTGCAGCGGCTCAACGCGCCGAACTGGCGCGCCTATCCGAGCGCCGCGCGTTTCGAAGCGGCGGGGGCCGACGCCGATCAGGCGGCGCGCTTCGCCTGGCTCGGCGCGCGGCTGATGGCGCATGATCTGCGCGAAGTCGGGATCGACGTCGATTGCCTGCCGGTGCTCGACGCGCCTGCGGAAGGCTCCCACGCCATCATCAGCGACCGCGCCTATAGCCGCGATCCGGCCCGCGCCGCGAAGCTCGGCCGCGCCGCCGCCGAAGGGCTCATGGCCGGCGGCGTCGCGCCGGTGATGAAGCACATTCCCGGACATGGCCGCGCCAGGGCCGACAGCCACCTCGAATTGCCCGTGGTCAATGCGAGCCGCGCCGAGCTGGAGGCCGTCGACTTTCCGCCCTTCATCGCCAATGCCGACCTGCCGATGGCGATGAGCGCCCATGTCGTCTACACGGCCATCGACGCTTCTGCGCCGGGGACGCAATCGAAGACGGTCGTGGGCGAAATCATTCGCGGCCTCATCGGCTTCGACGGCCTGCTGATGACCGACGATCTTTCCATGAAGGCGCTGACCGGGAGTTTCCGCGAGCGCGCGGAGCGCGCCATCGCCGCCGGTTGCGACATGGTTCTGCATTGCAACGGCGATCTCGCCGAGGCGGGCCCCGTCGCCGAAGGCGCGCCGCTATTGGCCGGCAAGGCGCTGGAGCGGGCGGAGAAGGCGCTGGCGTGCGTGCGGGACGTGGAGGCGTTCGACGTCGCAGGGGGCGTTGCGGCGTTCGAGACGGCGATGGCGATGGTTGGTTGA
- a CDS encoding deoxyguanosinetriphosphate triphosphohydrolase, with translation MLRPSPFLLPPGLAVYGGKISPPDGPFNDGSPTVALRQPLAPYACDATNSRGRLFAVSPSPTRSEFQRDRDRIIHSTAFRRLAHKTQVFVPLDGDHFRTRLTHTIEVGQIARALARALAADEDLAEAVALAHDLGHTPFGHAGEEALETCMKPYGGFDHNAQALRVVTLLERRYADYDGLDLCWETLEGIVKHNGPLAGPKALRPLPRYVADFDKAYPLELATFASVEAQAAALADDIAYLGHDIDDGLRAGLFSLDQIGAASPFVAALLEEVAAKHPGLERGRVIHELVRRIITRFVEDAITTAKARLGRHAPQSAGALRGADEAMVAFSPRMTEAEHELKRFLFTNMYRHARVLDVWERAWDAISRLFPAFFDKPALMPEEWAIRASSGEGEGEGRAVAVADYIAGMTDRYALQEAKRLFGA, from the coding sequence ATGCTTCGTCCTTCGCCGTTCTTGCTTCCGCCGGGTCTCGCGGTCTATGGCGGCAAGATAAGCCCGCCGGACGGGCCTTTCAATGACGGGAGCCCGACCGTGGCGCTGCGCCAGCCCCTCGCGCCTTACGCCTGCGACGCGACAAATTCGCGTGGACGCCTCTTCGCCGTCTCGCCTTCGCCGACCCGCAGCGAGTTTCAGCGCGATCGCGACAGGATCATCCATTCCACGGCCTTTCGCCGTCTCGCCCACAAGACGCAGGTCTTCGTGCCGCTCGACGGCGATCATTTCCGCACGCGGCTCACACATACGATCGAGGTGGGGCAGATTGCGCGCGCGCTGGCGCGGGCTTTGGCGGCGGACGAGGATCTGGCGGAAGCGGTGGCTCTGGCGCATGATCTCGGCCACACGCCTTTCGGCCATGCCGGCGAAGAGGCGCTGGAGACGTGCATGAAGCCCTATGGCGGCTTCGATCACAACGCCCAGGCGCTGCGCGTCGTCACGCTGCTCGAGCGCCGCTACGCCGATTATGACGGGCTCGACCTTTGCTGGGAGACGCTCGAAGGCATCGTCAAGCATAATGGGCCGCTCGCGGGGCCGAAGGCGCTGCGTCCGCTGCCGCGCTATGTCGCGGATTTCGACAAGGCCTATCCGCTCGAACTCGCCACCTTCGCGAGCGTCGAGGCGCAGGCCGCGGCGCTCGCCGACGACATCGCCTATCTTGGGCACGACATAGATGACGGCCTGCGCGCCGGGCTTTTTTCGCTCGACCAGATCGGCGCCGCCTCGCCCTTCGTCGCAGCGCTGCTGGAGGAGGTCGCCGCGAAGCATCCGGGCCTCGAACGCGGCCGCGTCATCCATGAATTGGTGCGACGGATCATCACCCGTTTCGTCGAGGACGCGATCACCACCGCGAAGGCGCGCCTCGGACGCCATGCGCCGCAAAGCGCCGGGGCGCTGCGCGGGGCCGACGAGGCCATGGTCGCCTTCTCGCCTCGGATGACGGAAGCCGAGCATGAGCTGAAGCGTTTTCTCTTCACGAACATGTATCGCCACGCGCGCGTTCTCGACGTGTGGGAGCGCGCATGGGACGCGATTTCGCGGCTTTTTCCCGCCTTTTTCGACAAACCGGCGCTCATGCCGGAGGAATGGGCGATCCGCGCATCGTCTGGCGAGGGCGAGGGCGAGGGCCGGGCGGTGGCCGTCGCAGATTACATCGCCGGAATGACAGACCGGTACGCCTTGCAGGAAGCGAAGCGGCTATTTGGCGCATGA
- the erpA gene encoding iron-sulfur cluster insertion protein ErpA, which yields MTETAISEVALTEQAAKRIAALLSTEAPGSVFRVSVDGGGCSGFQYQFAIDSSASAEDALVERDGARVAIDPASIGFLAGAKIDFIDDLMGQSFRVENPNATASCGCGASFSL from the coding sequence ATGACGGAAACGGCGATCAGCGAAGTGGCGCTCACCGAACAGGCGGCGAAGCGGATCGCCGCGCTTCTCTCGACGGAAGCGCCCGGTTCGGTCTTCCGCGTCTCGGTCGACGGCGGCGGCTGCTCCGGCTTCCAGTATCAATTCGCCATCGACTCCTCGGCCAGCGCGGAAGACGCGCTGGTCGAGCGCGACGGCGCGCGCGTCGCCATCGATCCCGCCTCCATCGGCTTCCTGGCCGGCGCGAAAATCGATTTCATCGACGATCTGATGGGCCAGTCCTTCCGCGTGGAAAACCCGAACGCCACCGCCTCCTGCGGCTGCGGCGCGAGCTTCTCGCTCTGA
- a CDS encoding multicopper oxidase family protein — translation MLLKFENHLPLAALDVVSTGQTSAWGCVTFSAEARSVKLTDAIAAPKDPNAWCYIRSGSPQERADKLENYLGPVINVTRGRPLKTVWINRLPSMTPAKAGDARALAMPPINPFPMEFGEKVAQFKSMNYSLGVVTHLHGGKVQATSDGWPLHPASYDGNPFFLPSYRQYLYPNDQRAAMLWFHDHGMDNTAPQVHAGLAGLYFVRDESDAEIFHLIGGEAQELPLVIQDRWFAEPSAQFPAFTAFDYRKGVPLADNPDGGRPEFLGGVIVVNGRPWPHAHVNPNVYRLRLLNGSNARTYALTIADPSAKSGGKVWRGDLLTAIGNDGGLLCEAAPVGEMQYLLLAPGERLDVLLDLTSVPPDTDLHLVNLALAGYDPQKPEDAGIFQTDDESVVAPGDEAAKLIAYDANTFDAAEPLAHVLLFQVRAEPHDHGGSDHSKAPAPELAIDALNGILRRYAADESFHALPGAHPQLAPNPVNAQVARNRFVLLMNNTAGLGGASPHTRGPWRDTQMWELRPATNPASDQSVFSLPFDAHLGDPSRRGETAGPVAYQVSRAFFFEPEDPAPPHAPRNEDPLWGIATENANPAGFPPVFRYPHIYRNQPASGRKVAKPTEGTYERWYVANIGNDFSNLGAKKPDMHPFHMHLVNFVVLKRWKVKDGGNQFEETTGGRPLDFDGVARHDTVRAQSNELLELLVHFPRGYTGRYPYHCHLVEHEDMGMMLHFEVQPRSPR, via the coding sequence ATGCTGCTCAAATTCGAAAATCATCTGCCGCTCGCGGCGCTTGACGTCGTATCGACGGGGCAGACCAGCGCCTGGGGCTGCGTGACTTTTTCGGCCGAAGCCCGCAGCGTCAAACTCACCGACGCCATCGCCGCCCCCAAGGATCCTAACGCATGGTGTTACATCCGTAGCGGGTCGCCGCAGGAGCGTGCGGACAAGCTTGAAAATTATCTTGGCCCGGTCATCAACGTCACGCGAGGCCGGCCGCTCAAGACGGTTTGGATCAACAGGCTTCCGTCCATGACGCCCGCAAAGGCGGGCGACGCGCGCGCGCTCGCCATGCCGCCGATCAATCCGTTCCCCATGGAATTCGGCGAGAAAGTCGCTCAATTCAAATCGATGAATTATTCGCTCGGAGTCGTCACGCATCTCCATGGCGGAAAAGTACAGGCTACGTCCGACGGTTGGCCTCTGCATCCCGCGAGCTATGACGGCAACCCCTTCTTTTTGCCGTCGTATCGGCAATATCTGTATCCGAACGACCAGCGCGCGGCGATGCTCTGGTTTCATGACCACGGGATGGACAACACAGCCCCGCAAGTGCATGCCGGCCTGGCCGGGCTCTATTTCGTCCGGGATGAATCCGACGCCGAGATTTTCCATTTGATCGGAGGAGAGGCGCAGGAATTGCCGCTCGTGATTCAGGACCGGTGGTTCGCCGAGCCGTCGGCGCAATTTCCCGCCTTCACCGCATTCGATTACAGAAAGGGCGTCCCCCTCGCCGACAATCCTGACGGCGGCCGCCCGGAATTTCTTGGCGGCGTAATTGTCGTCAACGGGCGGCCCTGGCCGCATGCGCATGTCAATCCGAACGTCTACAGGCTCAGGCTGCTCAACGGCTCCAACGCCCGCACTTATGCGCTGACGATCGCGGATCCTTCCGCAAAGTCTGGCGGAAAAGTTTGGCGCGGCGATCTCTTGACTGCGATCGGCAACGATGGCGGCCTTCTCTGCGAGGCTGCGCCGGTTGGGGAAATGCAATATTTGCTGCTCGCTCCGGGCGAGCGACTGGACGTTCTGCTCGACCTAACCTCCGTGCCGCCGGACACCGATCTTCACCTCGTCAATCTCGCTCTCGCCGGATACGATCCGCAGAAGCCGGAGGATGCGGGGATCTTCCAGACAGACGACGAATCCGTCGTCGCGCCGGGGGATGAAGCGGCCAAGCTGATCGCCTATGACGCAAATACTTTCGATGCGGCCGAGCCTTTGGCGCATGTTCTATTGTTCCAGGTCAGGGCTGAGCCGCATGATCACGGCGGGTCGGATCATTCGAAAGCGCCAGCGCCCGAACTGGCCATTGACGCGCTGAACGGGATTTTGCGCCGTTACGCCGCCGACGAGAGCTTCCATGCGCTCCCCGGCGCGCATCCCCAGCTGGCGCCAAATCCCGTCAACGCCCAGGTGGCGCGCAACAGATTTGTATTGCTCATGAACAACACGGCGGGGCTGGGAGGAGCCTCGCCTCATACCCGCGGCCCATGGCGCGACACTCAGATGTGGGAATTGCGGCCCGCAACCAATCCGGCGAGCGATCAATCCGTCTTTTCATTGCCCTTCGACGCCCATCTCGGCGATCCGTCGAGACGCGGAGAGACCGCCGGCCCCGTCGCCTATCAGGTTTCCCGGGCTTTTTTCTTTGAGCCCGAGGACCCGGCTCCGCCGCACGCGCCGAGAAACGAGGATCCGCTTTGGGGGATTGCGACCGAAAACGCCAATCCAGCCGGCTTCCCGCCGGTTTTCCGTTATCCTCACATATACAGGAATCAGCCCGCGTCGGGACGCAAGGTCGCCAAGCCGACGGAGGGAACCTATGAACGGTGGTACGTAGCGAATATCGGCAACGACTTCAGCAATCTCGGCGCGAAAAAGCCGGATATGCATCCCTTCCACATGCATCTCGTGAACTTCGTCGTTCTCAAGCGCTGGAAGGTAAAAGATGGCGGCAATCAATTCGAGGAGACGACCGGCGGCCGTCCCCTCGATTTCGACGGGGTGGCGCGGCACGACACAGTGCGCGCGCAATCCAACGAGCTTCTTGAGCTTCTGGTGCATTTCCCGAGAGGTTATACAGGCCGCTATCCCTATCACTGCCATCTCGTCGAGCATGAGGATATGGGGATGATGCTGCATTTTGAGGTTCAGCCGCGATCGCCCCGCTGA
- a CDS encoding SPOR domain-containing protein, with translation MRESSVRGPAIDLSEFERRMRGGEAPKAAPKADPLSELARLMQGEQPEADPFGELLPDPRAQRAVPPPTPEWDAHLRGSYDAAPEVRHHDEPQRAHYAESDAAYQDQAYDDSQRYADQQYDPAYHGGAEGGWGDDSQYLDYGAEEEPEAQRGGVRKFLRPWHAVAAVAVVAVGSIAWGFMHRNGGSGSKEIAIINAPEGPVKVKPTAEADQEAPNANGAAVLDRKDPTPVKQIVTHQEQAVDPTVAPKVVKLGNGPVDAPHEPALGAQPKKVKTVTVRPDGSRVEDAAPPAMAKNAAPADPALAKGATPKPDARTATTPAAKPKPAPKVAAVEPPPPAADAAAPASPAGSSTGGYAVQFGAANSEEEARTLLKTVSAKYGVKATFKPAKVGDKTVYRVRVAGVSKDSANAICNKVKAAGGNCFVAGN, from the coding sequence ATGCGTGAATCGTCCGTCAGAGGCCCTGCCATCGACCTCTCGGAATTCGAGCGGCGCATGCGGGGAGGGGAGGCGCCGAAGGCCGCCCCCAAAGCCGATCCATTGAGCGAACTCGCCCGGCTGATGCAGGGCGAGCAGCCCGAGGCCGATCCGTTCGGCGAATTGCTGCCGGATCCGCGCGCGCAGCGGGCCGTCCCGCCGCCGACGCCGGAATGGGACGCGCATCTTCGCGGCTCATATGACGCCGCGCCCGAGGTTCGCCACCACGACGAACCCCAGCGCGCGCATTACGCGGAGTCGGACGCCGCCTATCAGGATCAGGCCTACGACGACTCACAGCGCTATGCGGATCAGCAATATGACCCTGCCTATCATGGCGGCGCCGAAGGCGGCTGGGGCGACGATTCGCAATATCTCGACTACGGCGCGGAGGAAGAGCCCGAGGCCCAGCGCGGCGGCGTGCGCAAATTCCTTCGGCCGTGGCACGCGGTCGCGGCTGTAGCCGTGGTCGCCGTGGGCAGCATCGCCTGGGGCTTCATGCATCGCAACGGCGGGTCCGGCTCCAAGGAGATCGCGATCATCAACGCGCCGGAAGGCCCCGTGAAGGTCAAGCCGACCGCCGAGGCCGATCAGGAGGCGCCGAACGCCAATGGGGCGGCGGTGCTGGACCGCAAGGACCCGACGCCGGTGAAGCAGATCGTCACGCACCAGGAGCAGGCCGTCGACCCGACGGTGGCGCCGAAGGTGGTGAAGCTCGGCAATGGTCCGGTGGACGCGCCGCACGAACCCGCGCTCGGCGCGCAGCCGAAGAAAGTGAAGACGGTGACGGTTCGGCCGGACGGCAGCCGCGTGGAAGACGCCGCGCCGCCGGCCATGGCGAAAAACGCCGCTCCGGCCGACCCCGCTCTGGCCAAGGGCGCGACGCCCAAGCCCGACGCCAGGACGGCGACGACGCCGGCCGCGAAGCCGAAGCCCGCGCCCAAGGTCGCCGCTGTCGAGCCGCCGCCGCCGGCCGCGGACGCCGCCGCGCCTGCTTCTCCCGCCGGCTCCTCGACCGGCGGATACGCCGTGCAGTTCGGCGCCGCCAATAGCGAGGAGGAAGCGCGCACGCTGCTCAAGACGGTCTCGGCCAAATATGGCGTCAAGGCCACGTTCAAACCCGCCAAGGTCGGCGACAAGACGGTCTATCGCGTGCGCGTCGCCGGCGTGAGCAAGGACTCGGCGAACGCCATCTGCAACAAGGTGAAGGCGGCGGGCGGCAACTGTTTCGTCGCGGGGAACTAA
- a CDS encoding PfkB family carbohydrate kinase, which yields MPEIDLDALFIGHAYIDVTMLADEMPAGDEKMVARDYAVSFGGNAVTAGFACAKLGHDVHLLTTQARDWLGHMFAEMADCYGVRVHPRKVARSSLSFVLPNDGKRAILRARDDNYMQPFVRLDISSARVLHLDGHMADAAIHYARAAREGGVLVSIDGGAMRPHIEELFDFVDVAVVSKQLCNQMSFTEGEMLAWLKSKGCRVGAVTVGEKGTFWYGEDGAPQHLPSLHVPSERVIDTSGAGDVFHGAYCASYLDRPDAPWRAHFEFARAASAHKVQHLGNEAGLPTRADIARADEEFSAGAVTEAFV from the coding sequence ATGCCGGAGATCGACTTGGACGCGCTTTTCATCGGCCACGCTTATATCGACGTCACCATGCTCGCCGACGAGATGCCGGCCGGCGACGAGAAAATGGTCGCGCGCGATTACGCCGTGAGCTTCGGCGGCAACGCGGTGACGGCGGGCTTCGCCTGCGCCAAGCTCGGCCATGACGTGCATCTCCTCACCACGCAGGCCCGCGACTGGCTGGGGCATATGTTCGCCGAGATGGCGGATTGCTACGGCGTGCGCGTGCATCCCCGCAAGGTCGCCCGCTCGTCGCTCTCCTTCGTTCTGCCGAACGACGGCAAGCGCGCGATTCTGCGCGCCCGCGACGACAATTACATGCAGCCTTTCGTGCGCCTCGACATTTCGTCCGCGCGCGTCCTGCATCTCGATGGCCATATGGCGGACGCCGCCATTCATTACGCCAGGGCGGCGCGCGAAGGCGGGGTGCTCGTTTCGATCGACGGCGGCGCGATGCGGCCGCATATCGAGGAGTTGTTCGATTTCGTCGACGTCGCCGTCGTCTCGAAGCAGCTCTGCAATCAGATGTCTTTCACCGAGGGCGAGATGCTGGCCTGGCTGAAGTCGAAGGGCTGCCGCGTCGGAGCGGTGACCGTCGGCGAGAAAGGGACGTTCTGGTACGGCGAGGACGGCGCCCCGCAGCACCTGCCCTCGCTTCATGTGCCGTCCGAGCGGGTCATCGACACCTCGGGGGCCGGCGACGTCTTCCACGGCGCCTATTGCGCCTCCTATCTCGATCGCCCGGACGCGCCCTGGCGCGCCCATTTCGAATTCGCCCGCGCGGCCTCGGCGCATAAGGTCCAGCATCTCGGCAATGAAGCCGGCCTCCCGACTCGCGCCGACATCGCCCGGGCAGATGAGGAATTCAGCGCCGGCGCCGTCACGGAAGCCTTTGTTTGA
- a CDS encoding Uma2 family endonuclease, with protein MSAEEFLAWSQTQAGRYELTGGEVFAQASERAAHAKIKFRIAMALYEAVRSKGLPCHVLPDGMAVRIDADTVFEPDAQLYCGPELPPDTILVESPVIVIEVLSPSTGKNDALGKLAAYFRLPSVAHYLIVSPDQKLIFHHARGQGVTILTRIVREGAIALDPPGLEIALADIYGE; from the coding sequence ATGAGCGCAGAAGAGTTCCTCGCCTGGTCGCAGACCCAGGCGGGGCGTTATGAGCTCACGGGCGGGGAGGTGTTCGCGCAGGCGTCGGAACGCGCCGCGCACGCGAAGATAAAATTTCGGATCGCCATGGCTCTGTACGAGGCCGTCCGATCCAAAGGCCTGCCCTGCCATGTCCTTCCCGACGGCATGGCCGTGCGCATCGACGCCGACACGGTCTTCGAGCCGGACGCCCAGCTCTATTGCGGGCCGGAACTGCCGCCCGATACGATATTGGTCGAGAGCCCGGTGATCGTCATCGAGGTTCTCTCCCCCTCGACCGGCAAGAACGACGCGCTCGGCAAGCTCGCCGCCTATTTCCGGCTGCCGAGCGTCGCGCATTACCTGATCGTCTCGCCGGACCAGAAGCTGATCTTTCACCATGCGCGCGGGCAGGGAGTGACAATTCTGACGCGCATCGTCCGCGAGGGCGCCATTGCGCTCGATCCGCCGGGCCTGGAGATCGCGCTCGCCGACATTTATGGAGAGTAG
- the argS gene encoding arginine--tRNA ligase, whose product MNIFDLFHARIASILECLQSGGRLPPLDLSRFVVEPPKDAALGDLACNAAMVYAKEAKAAFANPREFAVAICYALAESEGVATAEVAGPGFINIRLKPEVFSQVLRAALSDPENFGRVEKGRAGALQGKVNVEYVSANPTGPMHVGHGRGAVFGDALANLLAFSGCEVTREYYINDAGAQVDVLARSAFMRYREALGETITIPEGLYPGDYLKPVGAALAETHGKALLDKPESEWLPIVKNAAIDAMMDMIRDDLAALNIRHEVFFSERTLHDRAAGPSPIDRAIDWLREKGLVYEGRLPPPKGQAPDDWEDREQTLFRSTDFGDDVDRALKKSDGSPTYFAADIAYHKDKIDRGFDTLVDVWGADHGGYVKRMGAAVAALSDRKATLDVKLCQLVKLMRNGEPVKMSKRAGDFVTLREVVDEVGVDAVRFMMLYRKNDAPLDFDLAKVIEQSKDNAVFYVQYAHARAKSVLRQALAAFPDLDVSLASLAKSKLELLTDEGELQLSRTIAQYPRAIEAAAAAHEPHRVAFYLHELSSVFHAHWNRGKDQPHLRFVISTERDLTSARVALVLCLTVVLGSGLRLLGVSAPDEMR is encoded by the coding sequence ATGAACATTTTCGACCTCTTCCACGCCCGCATCGCTTCGATCCTCGAATGCCTCCAGTCCGGCGGCCGTCTTCCGCCGCTCGATCTGTCGCGCTTCGTCGTCGAGCCGCCCAAGGATGCGGCTCTGGGCGATCTCGCCTGCAACGCGGCGATGGTCTACGCCAAGGAGGCCAAGGCCGCCTTCGCCAATCCGCGCGAATTCGCGGTCGCGATCTGCTACGCGCTGGCGGAGTCGGAGGGAGTCGCCACGGCCGAGGTCGCCGGTCCCGGCTTCATCAATATTCGCCTGAAGCCGGAAGTCTTCTCGCAGGTGCTGCGCGCCGCGCTGAGCGACCCCGAGAATTTCGGCCGCGTCGAGAAGGGCCGGGCGGGCGCGCTTCAGGGCAAGGTGAATGTCGAATATGTCTCCGCCAATCCCACCGGCCCGATGCATGTCGGCCATGGCCGGGGCGCGGTCTTTGGCGACGCGCTCGCCAATCTGCTGGCCTTTTCCGGCTGCGAGGTGACGCGCGAATATTACATCAACGACGCCGGCGCGCAGGTGGATGTGCTCGCCCGCTCCGCCTTCATGCGCTATCGCGAGGCGCTCGGCGAGACGATCACGATTCCGGAAGGGCTCTATCCCGGCGATTATCTCAAGCCCGTGGGCGCGGCGCTGGCCGAGACCCATGGAAAAGCGCTGCTCGACAAACCGGAAAGCGAATGGCTGCCGATCGTCAAGAACGCGGCCATCGACGCGATGATGGACATGATCCGCGACGACCTCGCCGCGCTCAACATCCGGCACGAGGTGTTTTTCTCCGAGCGGACGCTGCATGATCGCGCCGCCGGGCCGTCGCCGATCGATCGCGCCATCGACTGGCTGCGCGAAAAGGGGCTCGTCTATGAGGGGCGCCTGCCGCCCCCGAAGGGCCAGGCGCCCGACGATTGGGAAGATCGCGAGCAGACGCTGTTCCGCTCGACCGACTTCGGCGACGACGTCGATCGCGCGCTGAAGAAGTCAGATGGTTCGCCGACTTACTTCGCCGCCGACATCGCTTATCACAAGGACAAGATCGACCGCGGCTTCGACACGCTGGTCGATGTCTGGGGCGCGGATCATGGCGGCTATGTGAAGCGCATGGGGGCCGCTGTCGCCGCGCTCTCCGACCGCAAGGCGACGCTCGACGTGAAGCTCTGCCAGCTCGTGAAGCTGATGCGCAATGGCGAGCCGGTGAAGATGTCGAAGCGCGCCGGCGATTTCGTCACGTTGCGCGAAGTGGTCGACGAAGTCGGCGTCGACGCCGTGCGTTTCATGATGCTCTACCGGAAGAATGACGCGCCGCTCGATTTCGACCTCGCGAAGGTCATCGAGCAGTCGAAGGACAACGCCGTCTTTTACGTGCAATACGCCCATGCACGGGCGAAATCCGTGCTGCGGCAGGCCCTCGCGGCTTTCCCGGACCTCGACGTCTCGCTTGCGAGCCTCGCCAAGTCCAAGCTGGAATTACTCACCGACGAAGGAGAATTGCAGCTTTCGCGGACGATCGCCCAATATCCGCGCGCGATCGAGGCGGCGGCTGCGGCGCACGAGCCGCATCGCGTCGCCTTCTATCTGCATGAATTGTCGAGTGTTTTCCATGCGCACTGGAACCGCGGCAAAGATCAGCCACATTTACGCTTTGTTATCTCAACCGAGAGAGATTTAACGAGCGCCCGGGTCGCTCTGGTTTTATGCTTAACCGTCGTCCTGGGGTCGGGCCTTAGACTTCTCGGCGTGAGCGCCCCCGACGAAATGCGTTGA